In Pseudomonas rhizosphaerae, one DNA window encodes the following:
- a CDS encoding ogr/Delta-like zinc finger family protein codes for MSTYKMVCPHCKNRMRIRTSEGTHVFLRVAYLQCTNEICGWSVRAEFEMTHELSPSGVANPDIHLPSAPIALRRAASKPTETAGAA; via the coding sequence ATGAGCACTTACAAGATGGTATGCCCTCACTGCAAGAACAGAATGCGCATACGCACCAGCGAGGGCACGCATGTGTTCCTGCGCGTGGCCTACCTGCAATGCACGAACGAAATCTGCGGCTGGTCGGTGCGGGCGGAGTTCGAGATGACTCACGAATTGTCACCCAGTGGCGTGGCCAATCCGGACATTCATCTGCCCAGCGCGCCGATTGCCTTGCGCCGTGCGGCGAGCAAGCCGACCGAGACGGCAGGCGCCGCCTGA
- the tusB gene encoding sulfurtransferase complex subunit TusB yields MSTLHVLSHSPFSDQRLHSCLRLLGSDDAIVLSGDAVYALTPGSQPWASLASAGVAVFALFEDAQARALPSNPAVELLDYPAFVELTLAYDKVNSWL; encoded by the coding sequence ATGAGTACCCTTCACGTACTGTCCCATTCGCCGTTCAGCGACCAGCGGCTGCACAGCTGCCTGCGCCTGTTGGGCAGCGACGACGCCATCGTGCTCAGCGGCGATGCGGTCTATGCCCTTACCCCTGGCAGCCAGCCTTGGGCGTCCCTGGCCAGCGCCGGGGTTGCCGTTTTCGCCTTGTTCGAAGACGCCCAGGCGCGCGCCCTGCCCAGCAACCCTGCGGTGGAACTGCTCGACTACCCGGCCTTCGTCGAGTTGACCCTGGCCTACGACAAGGTCAACAGCTGGTTATGA
- a CDS encoding TusE/DsrC/DsvC family sulfur relay protein, with product MNTLIVAERDIALDADGYLQSLDDWSPEVADALAAAEGLALTADHWQIIELLRRFHAQYQLSPATRPLIKYVAQQLGADKGNSLHLNRLFNGTPAKLAAKLAGLPKPTNCI from the coding sequence ATGAATACGCTGATCGTCGCCGAGCGCGACATTGCGCTGGATGCAGACGGCTACCTGCAGTCGCTCGACGACTGGAGCCCGGAAGTCGCTGATGCCCTGGCCGCCGCCGAAGGCCTTGCGCTGACCGCCGACCACTGGCAGATCATCGAGCTGCTGCGCCGTTTCCATGCGCAGTACCAGCTTTCGCCTGCCACCCGGCCGCTGATCAAATACGTCGCGCAGCAACTGGGCGCCGACAAGGGCAACAGTCTGCATCTCAATCGCCTGTTCAACGGCACTCCTGCCAAACTCGCTGCCAAGCTGGCGGGCCTGCCCAAACCGACCAATTGCATATGA
- a CDS encoding glycosyl transferase family protein, translating to MTHYPALTLETPEEHPFAQFVRALGKGKRGARNLTAEEAREAMGMLLDGRVEEAQLGAFLMLLRHKEESPEELAGFTLALRDRLQAPALAVDLDWPTYAGKKRHLPWYLLAAKCLGGSGRRIFMHGAGAHTAGRLYSEQLLGTLNIALCRDWNAVGEALERQGLAFSPLVDWAAPLQRMIDLRNILGLRSPIHSLARILNPLGARCGLQSIFHPGYQAVHRDASGLLGDVAIVVKGDGGEIEINPDSASHLYGTRDHLPWDEEWPALAAQRHVKPPSLEPGHLVEFWQGERQDSYGELALISTMALALRGLGSTREQAFDEARALWASRDLAACTPPRP from the coding sequence ATGACCCACTACCCTGCACTGACGCTCGAAACACCCGAAGAGCACCCGTTCGCCCAGTTCGTGCGGGCGCTGGGCAAAGGCAAGCGCGGTGCGCGCAACCTCACTGCCGAGGAAGCCCGCGAAGCCATGGGCATGTTGCTCGACGGCCGCGTGGAAGAAGCGCAACTGGGCGCGTTCCTCATGCTGCTGCGGCACAAGGAAGAAAGCCCCGAAGAATTGGCCGGTTTCACCCTTGCCCTGCGCGATCGGCTGCAGGCGCCGGCGCTGGCCGTCGACCTGGACTGGCCGACCTATGCCGGCAAGAAGCGTCACCTGCCCTGGTACCTGCTCGCGGCCAAATGCCTGGGCGGCAGCGGGCGGCGCATCTTCATGCATGGCGCTGGCGCCCATACCGCCGGACGACTGTACAGCGAGCAATTGCTCGGCACCTTGAACATTGCCCTGTGCCGGGACTGGAATGCCGTCGGCGAGGCACTCGAGCGACAAGGGCTGGCGTTTTCGCCACTGGTGGACTGGGCCGCGCCGCTGCAACGCATGATCGACCTGCGCAACATTCTGGGGCTACGCTCGCCCATCCATTCGCTGGCGCGGATTCTCAACCCGCTCGGCGCCCGTTGCGGCCTGCAGAGTATCTTCCATCCCGGTTACCAGGCCGTGCACCGCGACGCCAGCGGGCTGCTTGGCGACGTTGCCATCGTGGTCAAGGGCGACGGGGGCGAGATCGAGATCAACCCGGACAGCGCCAGCCACTTGTACGGCACCCGCGACCACCTGCCCTGGGACGAAGAGTGGCCCGCCCTCGCCGCCCAGCGCCACGTCAAACCGCCCAGTCTTGAGCCTGGGCACCTGGTCGAATTCTGGCAGGGCGAGCGCCAGGACAGCTACGGCGAACTGGCGCTGATCTCCACCATGGCCCTGGCTTTGCGCGGATTGGGCAGCACCCGCGAGCAAGCCTTCGACGAAGCCCGCGCCCTCTGGGCCTCGCGCGACCTGGCAGCCTGTACCCCGCCCCGTCCGTAG
- a CDS encoding helix-turn-helix domain-containing protein, whose amino-acid sequence MRTSEATEVLDRLKQLLAAPNDAALAKALGISPQTLGSWRARASIPYGLCMNLARTDGISLDWLLLGRGAMLPEPHALLADESVVAILATLQGLDAKDQEHVHRVALDRKLLRELQQEVVRLRTPN is encoded by the coding sequence GTGCGTACCTCAGAAGCAACTGAAGTCCTGGATCGGCTCAAACAATTATTGGCAGCGCCCAATGACGCCGCGTTGGCCAAGGCACTGGGCATCAGCCCGCAAACCCTGGGCAGCTGGCGTGCTCGCGCCAGCATTCCCTATGGCCTGTGCATGAACCTGGCCCGCACCGACGGCATTTCCCTGGACTGGCTGCTACTGGGTCGCGGTGCCATGCTTCCCGAACCTCATGCATTACTGGCCGATGAGTCGGTCGTTGCCATCCTGGCGACGCTGCAAGGGCTCGATGCCAAAGATCAGGAGCATGTTCATCGTGTTGCACTGGATCGAAAGTTGCTGCGCGAACTTCAGCAAGAAGTTGTCCGTCTGCGTACACCCAATTAA
- a CDS encoding SulP family inorganic anion transporter, with product MSVTDIRRNVLAGLTSSFALVPECIAFALVAQVNPLMGLYGAFIICTLTALLGGRPAMISGAAGSMAVVIIALVVQHGVQYLLATVVLSGLIMAIFGLLRLGKLVRMVPHPVMLGFVNGLAIVIALSQLEHFKTHDGQWLPLDELSIMVALVLLTMAVVYLLPRLTKAVPGALVAIIGVSVLVQWLHLPTRTLADMAAIAGGLPSFAWPSVPLDLATLKIIAPYAALMAMVGLLETLLTFNLTDEITETRGQPNRECVALGVANITSGLFGGMGGCAMIGQTVINLSSGGRGRLSGVVSGVMILLFILFLSPLIERIPLAALAGVMFVVAQQTFAWGSVRVLGKVPGNDAVVIVAVTVITVFTDLATAVFCGILIAALAFAWQHSRDMRSDVHDSDEARVYTPHGTLFFASTTHFQALFDPQNDPDQVYIDCRYLHMVDHSAIAALENLAARYGKFGKQLQLRQLSARNQRLLEKAHAAVTIA from the coding sequence ATGTCCGTAACCGATATACGCCGTAACGTTCTGGCTGGCCTGACGTCATCTTTCGCGCTGGTGCCCGAGTGCATCGCCTTTGCCCTGGTGGCCCAGGTCAACCCATTGATGGGCTTGTATGGCGCGTTCATCATCTGCACCCTCACCGCTTTGCTGGGAGGTCGGCCAGCAATGATTTCCGGCGCGGCCGGCTCGATGGCCGTGGTCATCATCGCGCTGGTGGTGCAGCACGGTGTGCAATACCTGTTGGCCACCGTGGTGCTCAGTGGCCTGATCATGGCGATCTTCGGCCTGCTGCGTCTCGGCAAGCTGGTGCGCATGGTGCCGCATCCGGTCATGCTCGGCTTCGTCAACGGCCTGGCGATCGTCATCGCCCTGTCCCAGCTCGAACACTTCAAGACCCACGACGGCCAGTGGCTGCCATTGGATGAACTGAGCATCATGGTTGCGCTGGTGCTACTGACCATGGCCGTGGTTTACCTGCTGCCGCGCCTGACCAAGGCGGTGCCTGGCGCATTGGTGGCGATCATCGGGGTCAGCGTGCTGGTGCAGTGGCTGCACCTGCCCACGCGCACCCTGGCCGACATGGCGGCCATCGCCGGCGGCTTGCCCAGCTTCGCGTGGCCAAGCGTGCCGCTGGACCTGGCGACGCTGAAAATCATCGCGCCCTATGCGGCGCTGATGGCCATGGTCGGGCTGCTGGAAACCTTGCTGACTTTCAACCTCACCGACGAGATCACCGAGACCCGTGGTCAGCCCAACCGCGAGTGCGTGGCGCTGGGCGTGGCCAATATCACTTCGGGCCTGTTCGGTGGCATGGGTGGTTGCGCAATGATCGGGCAGACCGTGATCAACCTGAGCTCCGGTGGCCGTGGACGGCTGTCCGGGGTGGTCAGCGGGGTGATGATCCTGCTGTTCATCCTGTTCCTGTCACCGCTGATCGAGCGCATTCCGCTGGCTGCGCTGGCCGGGGTGATGTTCGTGGTGGCCCAGCAGACCTTCGCCTGGGGCTCGGTGCGGGTACTGGGCAAGGTGCCCGGCAACGATGCCGTGGTGATCGTCGCGGTGACTGTCATCACCGTGTTCACCGACCTGGCCACCGCCGTGTTCTGCGGCATCCTCATCGCCGCGCTGGCGTTCGCCTGGCAGCATTCGCGCGACATGCGCAGCGATGTCCACGACAGCGACGAGGCACGCGTGTACACCCCCCATGGCACGCTGTTCTTCGCCTCGACCACGCATTTCCAGGCGCTGTTCGATCCGCAGAACGATCCTGACCAGGTCTACATCGACTGCCGGTACCTGCACATGGTCGATCATTCGGCCATCGCCGCCCTGGAAAACCTCGCCGCGCGCTACGGCAAGTTCGGCAAGCAGCTGCAACTTCGCCAATTGTCTGCGCGCAACCAACGCCTGCTGGAAAAGGCCCACGCGGCCGTCACCATCGCCTGA
- the tusD gene encoding sulfurtransferase complex subunit TusD: protein MKFAIAVYSPAHSPASRRALLFAQAVLAQGHQLLRVFFYQDGVHTASSNVVTAQDETDTAAQWRAFIVEHQVDAVVCIAAALRRGVLNDEEARRYQRPAANLTEPWQLSGLGQLHEAAQQADRLVSFGGH, encoded by the coding sequence ATGAAGTTTGCCATCGCTGTCTACTCGCCCGCTCACTCGCCGGCCTCACGGCGCGCATTGCTGTTCGCCCAAGCCGTCTTGGCCCAGGGCCATCAACTGCTGCGGGTGTTCTTTTATCAGGACGGCGTGCATACCGCCTCGAGCAATGTCGTTACCGCCCAGGACGAAACCGACACGGCCGCTCAGTGGCGCGCTTTCATCGTCGAGCACCAGGTGGACGCCGTGGTCTGCATCGCCGCCGCCCTGCGCCGCGGGGTTCTGAACGATGAAGAAGCGCGCCGCTACCAACGCCCGGCTGCCAACCTGACCGAGCCTTGGCAACTGTCCGGCCTGGGCCAGTTGCACGAAGCCGCCCAGCAAGCCGACCGGCTCGTCAGCTTCGGAGGTCACTGA
- the tusC gene encoding sulfurtransferase complex subunit TusC — protein MAKSMLIVSRQPPWAGPAAREALDIALAGGAYDLPVAMLFLDDGVYQLLDAQAPDAVQQKNLAANLQALPLFGVDELFVCTTSLALRGLADASLAIAAQPLTDAQLRELLPRFDLVVTL, from the coding sequence ATGGCCAAATCCATGTTGATCGTCAGCCGCCAACCGCCGTGGGCCGGCCCTGCCGCACGCGAGGCGCTGGACATCGCCCTCGCCGGCGGTGCCTACGACCTGCCGGTGGCCATGCTGTTTCTCGATGACGGTGTCTACCAGTTGCTGGACGCCCAGGCACCAGACGCCGTGCAGCAGAAGAACCTCGCCGCCAACCTGCAGGCCCTGCCGTTGTTCGGTGTCGATGAGCTGTTCGTCTGCACGACCAGTCTGGCCCTGCGTGGCTTGGCCGACGCCAGCCTGGCAATCGCCGCGCAGCCACTGACGGACGCGCAATTGCGCGAGCTGCTGCCGCGCTTCGACCTTGTGGTGACCCTGTAA
- a CDS encoding sensor domain-containing diguanylate cyclase, translating into MADDAQYRTALKSDSSAQRMAILFVALVVLSLIVLDVWQTLTARAQAMRVSEITTSNLARSLAQHAEDTIKQSDTVLLGLIERIQVDGTAPPEVQRLRNLMQGWTRSMEQLQGLFIYDSQGRWVASSNAIDPPGVNNADREYFRYHRNSPDAGVHVGPVIRSRSTNALVIPVSRRLTGADGRFAGVVLATLKVDYFNRFYAGFDLDEHGVIALLLRDGTLLLRRPFDENVIGSSVAKGKIFSEMLPQAEHGTLMQRSLVDDVERMYSYHALGNYPLVLETAESKASLLASWYENLLRSMAFVLVVGVALGLCAMTLIRQIRHGLRTEAELRNAHAALQKLAMQDGLTGLANRRQLDAALPDEIGRARRNARPLGVIMLDIDYFKRFNDLYGHPAGDDCIKAVGLAVLGCVGRSGDLVVRYGGEEILVLLPESDETGAWQVADKVLLAVRAPAIAHAGSDLGIVTISAGVHVWRNSDPDVRAQSLIEAADQALYRAKTSGRNRVYPLQPLRVEA; encoded by the coding sequence ATGGCAGACGACGCACAGTATCGAACCGCCTTGAAGTCCGACAGCTCGGCTCAGCGCATGGCTATTCTGTTCGTGGCCCTGGTGGTGTTATCACTCATCGTACTGGATGTCTGGCAAACGCTGACGGCGCGCGCACAAGCGATGCGGGTCAGTGAGATTACCACCTCCAACCTGGCCCGCTCGCTGGCCCAGCATGCCGAAGACACCATCAAGCAGTCGGACACCGTATTGCTGGGCCTTATCGAACGCATCCAGGTCGACGGCACTGCACCGCCCGAGGTGCAGCGCCTGCGCAACCTGATGCAGGGCTGGACACGCTCCATGGAGCAGTTGCAAGGCTTGTTCATCTACGACAGCCAAGGACGCTGGGTAGCCAGTTCCAATGCCATCGACCCGCCAGGGGTCAACAATGCCGACCGCGAGTACTTCCGCTACCACCGCAACAGCCCGGACGCTGGCGTGCATGTCGGGCCGGTGATCCGCAGCCGTTCCACCAACGCTTTGGTGATTCCCGTGTCCAGGCGCCTGACCGGGGCCGATGGCCGCTTCGCCGGCGTCGTGCTGGCCACTTTGAAAGTGGACTACTTCAACCGGTTCTACGCCGGCTTCGACCTGGATGAGCACGGCGTGATCGCCTTGCTGCTCAGGGACGGTACCCTCCTGCTGCGGCGACCGTTCGATGAAAACGTGATCGGCAGCAGCGTCGCCAAGGGCAAGATCTTCAGCGAGATGTTGCCTCAGGCCGAGCACGGCACCCTGATGCAGCGCTCGCTGGTCGACGATGTCGAGCGCATGTACAGCTACCATGCCCTGGGCAATTACCCGCTGGTGCTGGAAACCGCCGAATCGAAGGCATCGCTTTTGGCGAGCTGGTACGAGAACCTGCTGCGTTCCATGGCTTTCGTGCTGGTGGTAGGCGTGGCGCTGGGGCTGTGTGCGATGACCCTGATTCGGCAGATCCGTCATGGCCTGCGCACCGAAGCGGAGTTGCGCAATGCCCACGCCGCGCTGCAGAAACTGGCGATGCAGGACGGCTTGACCGGGCTGGCCAACCGGCGCCAACTGGACGCGGCGCTGCCCGACGAGATCGGTCGGGCACGGCGCAACGCGCGCCCGCTTGGCGTGATCATGCTCGACATCGACTATTTCAAACGCTTCAACGACCTCTATGGCCACCCCGCGGGGGATGACTGCATCAAGGCGGTGGGCCTGGCGGTACTGGGCTGCGTAGGCCGCTCCGGAGATCTGGTCGTGCGCTATGGGGGCGAGGAAATTCTGGTGCTGTTGCCCGAGAGCGACGAAACCGGGGCATGGCAGGTTGCCGACAAGGTATTGCTGGCGGTGCGCGCGCCGGCCATTGCCCATGCCGGCAGCGACCTGGGCATCGTGACCATCAGCGCCGGCGTGCATGTGTGGCGCAACAGCGACCCGGACGTACGCGCGCAAAGCCTGATCGAGGCCGCAGACCAGGCGCTTTACCGGGCCAAGACCTCGGGTCGCAACCGTGTCTACCCCTTGCAACCGCTCAGGGTGGAGGCCTGA
- a CDS encoding 2-hydroxyacid dehydrogenase, with product MTQPSTRDVSVLIIGALLPSLQEAVETHFDATRFWELPDQNAWLAQHGDRIKAIVTSGALGASSEVIGKLPNLEAIFSFGVGYDSIAVDAARDRGIVVTNTPAVLDDCVADTAMALTLDVMRRYSEADRFVRAGKWTQGKFPLASKIGGKKIGIVGLGNIGESIAKRAAAFDMHVLYHNRKPKPGVAYQYYADLDAMITDCDVLVLAVPGGKSTEGLIDAKRIDLLGSKGFLVNIARGSVVDQSALIQALSDGRIAGAGLDVYEDEPNVPQALIDLHNVVLLPHLASGTHETRQAMGDLVWSNIQAYFHDSRKVLTPVG from the coding sequence ATGACACAGCCATCGACCCGCGACGTATCCGTCTTGATCATCGGGGCACTGCTGCCCAGCCTGCAGGAGGCCGTGGAAACCCATTTCGATGCCACCCGTTTCTGGGAGCTGCCGGATCAGAACGCCTGGCTGGCGCAGCACGGCGACCGCATCAAGGCCATCGTCACATCGGGTGCCCTGGGCGCCAGCAGCGAAGTCATCGGCAAACTGCCCAACCTGGAAGCGATTTTCAGCTTCGGCGTCGGCTACGACTCGATCGCCGTGGACGCCGCCCGTGACCGTGGCATCGTCGTCACCAATACCCCAGCGGTGCTGGACGATTGCGTCGCCGATACCGCCATGGCACTGACCCTGGATGTCATGCGTCGCTACAGCGAAGCTGATCGCTTCGTGCGCGCAGGCAAGTGGACCCAAGGCAAGTTTCCCCTCGCCAGCAAGATTGGCGGCAAGAAGATCGGTATCGTCGGCCTGGGCAACATCGGCGAGTCCATTGCCAAGCGCGCCGCTGCGTTCGACATGCACGTGCTTTACCACAACCGCAAACCCAAGCCCGGCGTCGCCTACCAGTACTACGCCGACCTGGATGCGATGATCACCGACTGCGACGTGCTGGTACTGGCCGTACCCGGTGGCAAGTCGACGGAAGGGCTGATCGATGCCAAGCGCATCGACTTGCTGGGCAGCAAGGGTTTCCTGGTCAATATCGCCCGTGGCAGTGTGGTCGATCAGTCGGCCTTGATCCAAGCGCTAAGCGACGGCCGCATTGCCGGTGCCGGTCTGGATGTCTACGAGGACGAGCCCAACGTGCCACAGGCACTGATCGACCTGCACAACGTGGTGCTGCTGCCCCATCTGGCCAGCGGTACCCATGAGACGCGTCAGGCCATGGGCGACCTGGTGTGGAGCAACATTCAGGCCTACTTCCACGACAGCCGCAAGGTGCTGACGCCCGTAGGCTGA